The DNA window TCTCTCTTCGCCCTTTTCCAATAATTCACTTTACTCTGACCCATGTGCGGCCGGTGCGCTTCACCTTACCTGCCGCTTCCAGATCCTTTAATGTACCTCGGACCAGATCCTCTCCCACTTCTATTTGGAACTGCTCCTTGAAGCGCTCTCTTATCTCATCCTCCGTTCTTCCCTCGGCCAATGTCTTGGGAAGAAGTGTGCGGAGGTCCTCATGCAAGTTCCAAGGGAAGATGAACCACGTCCATTCCTTCTCTGCCACTTTGACTGAATAATAATCAGGTTCGATCTTGGAATGAGTTATATGCAGAAGACAAGCGGTGCGTATTTCTTTAGGCGACAGTTTGCTCACATGGGCAATGGCAAGTTTCAGGCTCTCTCCGGTATCCGTGATATCGTCCACGATGAGGACGTCCTCTCCTTCAACATTAGCGTTGAGCTCCTGCGTGAGAAGGGCCTTGCCATTCTGATTGGCCGTGATACCCCAATGCTCGGTCTTCACGGCATACAGCTTCTTCACCTGAAGATGATCGCAGAGGAGTCGCGCTGGGATCCATCCCCCTCTAGTCAGGCCTACGATTACTGAAGGGTGGCAGCGGCAGTCTTGTATCTGCCGCGCCACATCCAAAGTCCAACGTGATATCTCATCCCATGTGACTATCTTGCAACGGAAACTATCCTCCTCAACCATTTTAGGACCCCGAGGGGGCGGAAGCGGTGTGCTGCCGCAAAAGGGTTTCGTTCTCACTTCCCCTACAGGAACTTGAGCTCAACCTTTAGACCATATAGGTGACATGATAGCTCGTCGAAACTCGGGATCCTGGAAGGACAGAGTCATGAAAGGAGAGGGTAGTTTGCAGCCCATGGCCTGGACGAAGGAGCGCAATTCCTCATCCAGTGATGCCACCTCTGCGCAGGGGCGATCAGTCA is part of the Methanomassiliicoccales archaeon genome and encodes:
- a CDS encoding phosphoribosyltransferase → MVEEDSFRCKIVTWDEISRWTLDVARQIQDCRCHPSVIVGLTRGGWIPARLLCDHLQVKKLYAVKTEHWGITANQNGKALLTQELNANVEGEDVLIVDDITDTGESLKLAIAHVSKLSPKEIRTACLLHITHSKIEPDYYSVKVAEKEWTWFIFPWNLHEDLRTLLPKTLAEGRTEDEIRERFKEQFQIEVGEDLVRGTLKDLEAAGKVKRTGRTWVRVK